A window of the Dickeya dianthicola NCPPB 453 genome harbors these coding sequences:
- a CDS encoding TIGR04211 family SH3 domain-containing protein, whose translation MNKLPFFLAAVLGLSTTLGLHAEEKRYISDELVAYTHSGPGNQYRIVGTLNAGEAVALISADAGYAQIRDEKGRTSWIQLDQLSQTPSLKTRVPALENQVKTLTDKLSSVDQDWNQRTVELRQKVATSDGTLAALQKENQALKSQLEVAQKKLEVANLQLDDKQRTLIMQWFMYGGGVAGAGLVLGLLLPHLLPRRKKNDRWMG comes from the coding sequence ATGAATAAATTACCCTTTTTCCTTGCCGCGGTCCTGGGCTTGTCCACAACATTGGGCCTGCATGCGGAAGAAAAACGCTACATCTCCGATGAACTTGTCGCCTACACCCACAGCGGCCCAGGCAACCAGTATCGTATCGTCGGCACGTTGAACGCCGGTGAAGCCGTCGCGCTCATCAGCGCCGACGCCGGTTACGCGCAGATTCGTGACGAAAAAGGCCGCACCAGTTGGATTCAGCTTGACCAGCTCAGCCAGACGCCCAGCCTGAAAACCCGGGTGCCGGCGCTGGAGAATCAGGTCAAAACCCTGACGGACAAGCTTAGCAGCGTCGATCAGGACTGGAACCAACGCACCGTCGAGCTGCGTCAGAAAGTCGCCACCAGCGACGGCACCCTCGCTGCTTTACAAAAAGAAAATCAGGCGCTGAAAAGCCAGTTGGAGGTCGCGCAGAAAAAACTTGAGGTAGCCAATCTGCAACTGGACGACAAGCAGCGTACGCTGATCATGCAGTGGTTTATGTACGGCGGAGGCGTGGCGGGCGCAGGCCTGGTGCTGGGATTGCTGCTGCCGCACCTGTTGCCCAGACGCAAAAAGAACGACCGGTGGATGGGCTAA
- a CDS encoding multifunctional CCA addition/repair protein — translation MKIYLVGGAVRDALLGRPVTERDWVVVGATPEILLQQGYQQVGRDFPVFLHPETKEEYALARTERKSGNGYTGFTCQATPDITLEEDLQRRDLTINAIAQDEDGQLIDPYDGQRDLQNRLLRHVSDAFSEDPLRVLRVARFAARYAHLGFLIAEETLNLMQAMTRNGELDFLTPERVWKETEKALATQDPQVYFQVLRDCGALVVLFPEVDSLYGVPAPAKWHPEIDTGIHVMLSLAMAARLSPALDIRFATLCHDLGKGLTPPALWPRHHGHGPAGVALVEALCQRLRVPNALRDLARLVAEYHDVVHTVQMLQPKTLLKLFDAIDVWRKPQRLEQLLLASEADARGRAGLEQQPYPQGDYLREAFAAASQITSADVVAAGFQHAAIREELQRRRCTALEEWKARRAEAPGLSS, via the coding sequence TTGAAGATTTACCTTGTAGGGGGCGCAGTGCGCGACGCCCTGTTAGGCCGGCCGGTCACCGAACGCGACTGGGTCGTGGTCGGCGCGACGCCGGAAATACTGTTGCAGCAAGGCTATCAGCAGGTTGGGCGGGATTTTCCAGTATTCCTGCATCCGGAGACTAAAGAGGAGTATGCGCTGGCGCGCACCGAGCGCAAATCCGGCAATGGGTATACCGGGTTTACTTGCCAGGCCACGCCGGACATCACGTTGGAAGAGGATCTGCAACGGCGCGATCTGACCATCAACGCCATCGCGCAGGATGAAGACGGGCAGTTGATTGACCCCTACGACGGTCAGCGGGATTTGCAAAACCGGCTGCTGCGCCATGTATCCGACGCCTTCAGCGAAGACCCGCTGCGGGTGCTGCGGGTCGCGCGCTTCGCCGCCCGCTACGCCCATCTCGGTTTCCTGATTGCCGAAGAAACCCTGAACCTGATGCAGGCGATGACCCGCAACGGCGAGCTGGATTTCCTGACGCCGGAACGGGTGTGGAAAGAAACGGAAAAAGCCCTCGCCACTCAGGATCCGCAGGTCTATTTTCAGGTATTGCGCGACTGTGGCGCGCTGGTGGTGCTGTTCCCCGAAGTCGACAGTCTCTATGGCGTGCCGGCTCCCGCCAAATGGCACCCGGAAATCGACACCGGTATTCATGTGATGCTGAGCCTGGCGATGGCCGCCCGCCTCAGCCCGGCGCTTGATATCCGTTTCGCCACCTTGTGTCATGATCTCGGCAAGGGGCTGACGCCGCCGGCGCTTTGGCCGCGCCATCACGGTCACGGCCCGGCCGGCGTAGCGCTGGTGGAGGCGTTGTGCCAGCGGCTGCGGGTGCCCAACGCGCTGCGCGATCTGGCCCGTCTGGTGGCCGAATACCATGATGTGGTCCACACCGTGCAGATGCTGCAGCCCAAAACCCTGCTTAAGCTGTTTGACGCCATTGATGTCTGGCGTAAACCCCAGCGTCTGGAACAGTTACTCCTCGCCAGCGAGGCGGACGCACGCGGGCGGGCCGGACTAGAGCAACAACCCTATCCGCAGGGAGACTATCTGCGAGAAGCCTTTGCCGCCGCCAGCCAGATAACCAGCGCGGACGTGGTGGCGGCCGGATTTCAGCATGCCGCGATCAGGGAAGAGTTGCAGCGACGTCGCTGCACCGCGCTGGAAGAATGGAAAGCCCGGCGCGCCGAGGCGCCCGGGCTGTCATCATAA
- the bacA gene encoding undecaprenyl-diphosphate phosphatase, which translates to MADLHSLLVAFILGVVEGLTEFLPVSSTGHMIIVGHWLGFEGDTAKTFEVIIQLGSILAVVVVFWRRMFGLIGIHFGQPPQHEGRGKGHLTLVHIVLAMTPAVVLGLLLHDFIKSLFNPVTVTYALVVGGVLLLLAEWLKPKKVKAEGLDDISYVQAFLIGCFQCLALWPGFSRSGATISGGMLVGVNRYAASEFSFILAVPIMLGASGLDLYKSWHFLSLSDLPMFAVGFLTAFVVAMIAIKTFLQLIKRISFVPFAIYRFIVAAVVWLVLM; encoded by the coding sequence ATGGCGGATCTGCATTCGTTGCTGGTGGCGTTCATTCTTGGGGTGGTGGAAGGACTCACCGAATTTCTGCCGGTGTCATCCACCGGGCATATGATTATCGTCGGTCACTGGCTGGGGTTTGAGGGAGACACCGCCAAGACCTTTGAAGTCATCATCCAGTTGGGGTCGATCCTGGCGGTGGTGGTGGTGTTTTGGCGGCGAATGTTTGGTTTGATCGGCATTCATTTCGGGCAGCCGCCGCAGCATGAAGGGCGCGGCAAGGGCCATCTGACGCTGGTGCATATTGTGCTGGCGATGACCCCCGCCGTGGTGTTGGGGCTGCTGTTGCATGACTTCATCAAGTCGCTGTTCAATCCGGTTACCGTCACTTACGCGCTGGTGGTCGGGGGCGTGCTGCTGCTGCTGGCGGAGTGGCTCAAACCCAAAAAAGTGAAGGCGGAAGGGCTGGATGACATTAGTTATGTTCAGGCGTTCCTGATTGGCTGTTTTCAGTGTCTGGCGCTGTGGCCGGGGTTCTCGCGTTCCGGCGCGACCATTTCCGGCGGGATGCTGGTTGGGGTCAATCGCTACGCGGCGTCTGAGTTCTCTTTTATTCTTGCTGTGCCAATCATGCTGGGCGCGAGCGGGCTGGATTTGTACAAAAGCTGGCATTTCCTGTCGCTGTCCGACCTGCCGATGTTCGCCGTCGGTTTTTTGACCGCGTTTGTGGTCGCGATGATCGCCATCAAAACCTTCCTGCAGTTGATTAAGCGCATCTCCTTTGTGCCGTTCGCCATTTATCGTTTTATCGTGGCGGCCGTGGTGTGGCTGGTGCTGATGTAA
- the folB gene encoding bifunctional dihydroneopterin aldolase/7,8-dihydroneopterin epimerase has protein sequence MDIVFIEELSVITTIGVYDWEQTIQQKLMFDIEMAWDNRPAAVSDDVADCLSYADVSEAVIELVAGGRFALVERVAEEVAARLMQRFGIPWLRLKVSKPGAVAQARSVGVVIERGVRPSA, from the coding sequence ATGGATATCGTGTTTATTGAAGAACTGAGCGTAATCACCACCATCGGTGTTTATGACTGGGAACAGACCATCCAACAGAAGTTGATGTTCGATATCGAAATGGCCTGGGATAACCGCCCGGCGGCGGTCAGCGACGACGTAGCGGATTGCCTGAGCTATGCCGATGTCAGCGAGGCGGTGATTGAACTGGTCGCCGGCGGGCGATTTGCGTTGGTAGAGCGGGTGGCTGAAGAGGTCGCGGCCAGGCTGATGCAGCGTTTCGGTATTCCCTGGTTGCGGTTGAAGGTCAGCAAGCCCGGCGCGGTGGCGCAGGCGCGCAGCGTGGGCGTGGTGATTGAACGCGGCGTTCGCCCGTCGGCATGA
- the plsY gene encoding glycerol-3-phosphate 1-O-acyltransferase PlsY: MSVIAPGMIIVAYLCGSISSAILICRIARLPDPREHGSGNPGATNVLRIGSKTAAAAVLVFDILKGMLPVWGAYALGSSPLYLGLTAIAACLGHIYPIFFRFHGGKGVATAFGAIAPIGWDLTGLMTGTWLLTVLLSGYSSLGAIVSALIAPFYVWWFKPQFTFPVAMLSCLILMRHHDNIQRLWRGQEGKIWQKLRRKHHSADDTPDKHDAS, encoded by the coding sequence ATGAGTGTTATCGCGCCCGGAATGATTATCGTCGCGTATCTGTGTGGCTCGATCTCCAGTGCGATTCTGATTTGCCGTATCGCGCGGTTGCCCGATCCGCGCGAACACGGTTCCGGCAACCCCGGCGCCACCAATGTGCTGCGCATCGGCAGTAAAACCGCCGCCGCCGCCGTACTGGTTTTTGACATTCTTAAGGGCATGCTGCCGGTGTGGGGCGCTTATGCGCTGGGCAGTTCGCCGCTGTATCTCGGTCTGACGGCCATCGCCGCCTGTCTGGGCCATATTTACCCGATTTTTTTTCGCTTCCACGGCGGCAAAGGCGTCGCCACCGCGTTTGGCGCCATCGCGCCTATCGGCTGGGATCTGACCGGCCTGATGACCGGCACCTGGCTGCTGACCGTGCTGTTGAGCGGTTATTCATCGCTGGGGGCGATTGTCAGCGCACTGATCGCGCCGTTTTACGTCTGGTGGTTCAAACCGCAATTCACCTTTCCGGTAGCGATGCTCTCGTGTCTGATCCTGATGCGTCATCACGATAATATTCAGCGTCTGTGGCGTGGTCAGGAAGGCAAAATCTGGCAAAAGCTGCGCCGCAAGCACCATTCGGCGGACGATACGCCAGACAAACACGACGCCTCCTGA
- a CDS encoding methyl-accepting chemotaxis protein: MLKNITVKHGLLALVGIMLVLLAAVVGIGTSAISQGNRSLLSIDKIQGKELSALSSSYTATLRARTAAAQAVRLYEIGLIDKAKETAGRVENYASVSRREMARFLAYGTVTKRGAELAEHIKVTYDAYDRQGMTPMIAALRQDNLDEYYSLMQDTLPALSINMDAAIGDFRDFALEVGETLLSQADELAYSRLWAMGMAFVVALLLAGLAWWGIRQVILRPLDGAVRQLEVIAQGDLSRTIEDGGNNEIGRLVRAMKSMQLSLAVAVGRVRDAGSQIDIGTSELASGNSHLAERTEESAASLEQTAASMEQLASTVKLNADSADQAYLLAQQVSDTATKGSKAVDQMLDKMQMISATAARVADILTLIDGIAFQTNILALNAAVEAARAGEQGRGFAVVAGEVRSLAQRSAQSAREIKVLMQDSQTQVGEGAEIARVAGETMNDVASSVSQVTTLMREISTATREQSNGIEQVNLAVSQMDSVAQQNASLVEESAAATRSLEEQARELAASMAQFRLEQQALAALGRY; encoded by the coding sequence ATGCTAAAGAACATTACGGTCAAGCATGGCCTGTTGGCATTGGTCGGTATCATGCTGGTGCTGTTGGCGGCGGTGGTTGGCATCGGCACCAGCGCCATCAGCCAGGGGAACCGTTCACTGTTATCGATAGACAAAATTCAGGGGAAGGAACTGAGCGCGTTGTCGTCGAGTTATACCGCTACGTTGCGTGCCCGAACGGCGGCGGCGCAAGCCGTCAGATTGTATGAGATCGGCTTGATCGACAAAGCCAAGGAAACGGCCGGGCGTGTCGAGAATTATGCCAGTGTATCGCGTCGGGAGATGGCGCGCTTTTTGGCGTACGGCACGGTAACTAAACGCGGCGCTGAACTGGCCGAACATATCAAAGTCACCTACGACGCCTATGACCGTCAGGGCATGACGCCGATGATCGCCGCGCTAAGACAAGACAATCTGGATGAATATTATTCTCTGATGCAGGATACCCTGCCTGCGCTGAGCATCAACATGGATGCGGCCATCGGCGATTTCCGCGATTTTGCGCTGGAAGTGGGAGAAACCCTGTTATCGCAGGCCGACGAGCTGGCTTATAGCCGACTGTGGGCAATGGGTATGGCGTTTGTTGTGGCGTTACTGCTGGCCGGGCTGGCATGGTGGGGGATCCGACAGGTGATTCTGCGCCCGCTGGACGGCGCGGTACGGCAGCTCGAAGTGATTGCGCAGGGCGATCTGTCCCGCACTATTGAAGACGGCGGCAACAACGAAATCGGCCGATTGGTTCGGGCGATGAAATCCATGCAGCTCTCCCTCGCCGTGGCGGTGGGACGCGTGCGCGACGCAGGCAGCCAGATTGATATCGGCACCAGCGAGCTGGCGTCCGGCAACAGCCATCTGGCGGAACGTACCGAAGAGTCCGCCGCGTCGCTGGAGCAGACCGCCGCCAGCATGGAACAGCTGGCTTCCACCGTGAAACTGAACGCCGATAGCGCCGATCAGGCTTATCTGCTGGCGCAGCAGGTATCCGACACCGCCACGAAAGGCAGCAAAGCGGTTGATCAGATGCTGGATAAAATGCAGATGATCTCCGCCACGGCGGCGCGGGTGGCCGATATTCTGACGTTGATCGACGGCATCGCTTTTCAGACCAATATTCTGGCGCTGAATGCGGCGGTGGAAGCGGCGCGCGCCGGTGAGCAGGGCCGCGGCTTCGCCGTGGTGGCAGGGGAAGTGCGTAGTCTGGCGCAGCGCAGTGCCCAGTCGGCCAGAGAAATCAAGGTGCTGATGCAGGATTCGCAAACGCAGGTCGGCGAAGGCGCCGAAATCGCCCGTGTCGCCGGGGAAACCATGAATGATGTGGCATCGTCGGTATCGCAGGTGACCACCCTGATGCGTGAAATTTCCACGGCGACCCGTGAACAGAGCAATGGCATTGAGCAGGTAAACCTGGCGGTGTCGCAGATGGACTCGGTGGCGCAGCAGAACGCATCGCTGGTAGAAGAGTCGGCGGCGGCGACCCGTTCGCTGGAAGAGCAGGCGCGCGAGCTGGCGGCCAGCATGGCTCAGTTCCGGCTGGAACAGCAGGCGCTGGCGGCGCTGGGGCGTTACTGA
- the ppa gene encoding inorganic diphosphatase, whose amino-acid sequence MSLNTVPAGKDLPEDIYVVIEIPANADPIKYEVDKETGALFVDRFMSTAMFYPCNYGYINNTLSLDGDPVDVLVPTPYPLQPGSVIRCRPVGVLKMTDESGEDAKVVAVPHTKLSKEYDNIKDVNDLPELLRAQIGHFFEHYKDLEKGKWVKVEGWADVAAAKAEILASFERAKNK is encoded by the coding sequence ATGAGTTTGAATACGGTACCGGCGGGCAAAGACCTTCCGGAAGATATCTATGTAGTGATCGAAATCCCTGCCAACGCTGACCCGATCAAGTACGAAGTGGACAAGGAAACCGGCGCCCTGTTCGTAGACCGCTTTATGTCTACCGCCATGTTCTATCCTTGCAACTACGGTTACATCAACAACACGCTGTCTCTGGACGGCGACCCGGTTGACGTTCTGGTGCCGACCCCGTATCCGCTGCAGCCGGGCTCGGTTATCCGCTGCCGTCCGGTTGGCGTACTGAAAATGACCGACGAATCCGGCGAAGACGCTAAAGTGGTGGCGGTACCGCACACCAAACTGAGCAAAGAGTACGACAACATCAAAGATGTGAACGACCTGCCGGAGCTGCTGCGCGCCCAGATCGGCCATTTCTTCGAGCATTACAAAGACCTGGAAAAAGGCAAATGGGTGAAAGTGGAAGGCTGGGCCGACGTCGCCGCCGCGAAAGCTGAAATCCTGGCGTCTTTCGAACGCGCCAAAAACAAATAA
- a CDS encoding gamma-glutamylcyclotransferase family protein — MRIIVYGSLRRKQGNSHWMTNAQWLGDHQLEGYELYDLGHYPAAVAGEGEIYCEVYRISSSILTELDELKRGGGVYQRELIATPFGSAWIYLYQRPVTGLRRIASGDWLKRHEDQ, encoded by the coding sequence ATGCGAATTATTGTCTACGGCAGTTTACGGCGCAAACAGGGAAACAGTCATTGGATGACCAACGCTCAGTGGTTAGGGGATCACCAGCTTGAGGGGTATGAGCTATACGATCTGGGACACTATCCGGCGGCGGTTGCAGGCGAAGGAGAGATTTACTGCGAAGTGTACCGCATCAGTTCGTCTATTCTGACCGAACTGGATGAACTGAAGCGGGGAGGCGGCGTCTACCAGCGTGAGCTTATCGCCACGCCTTTCGGCAGCGCCTGGATTTACCTGTATCAGCGCCCGGTTACCGGCCTGCGCCGCATCGCCAGCGGCGACTGGTTGAAGCGTCACGAAGATCAGTAA
- the tamB gene encoding autotransporter assembly complex protein TamB: MSRMKKAGIGLMAGVPALLLAVVLLVTTTPGLHLLLSAAVRWVPGLEIGQVEGGWRDLTLNAVRYQMPGVTVQTDTLHLALAPDCLWRSQLCLDDLSLQNLTAAINTRDMPPAESESAAQTAPVTEISAPVAVALRRVNLSNSRITVDGVDVSLSLLQTGLSWQGRSLTLLPTQVSGLAVALPVAPKTPSTPPATTGKPQPLGETLRALFAAPLLPTMPEFTLPLDLTIVDLRGESWQIQGSQSVTLSRFQLQAATRQQTLTLQQLTVQSPQGALYAHGNATLAGDWPVALNVNGTVNSDPLKGERLRLTAEGSLRRQLRLAVNLSGPQRAQLDIQTALAESGLPLNVSLHSPQLRWPLTGEAQYQFNDVQLNIGGKATDYSLALRGDIRGRELPPGTLTLEGRGSEQQFALTRLRLAALQGTADITGQLDWRDAINWNGNLTLKGVNTAQQWPEWPARLEGSLITRGSLAGEVWQLDVPQLALDGQVRQNKVMVKGALSGNAGGQWSIPGITLALGRNQLTLQGELNDQWRLNGDINAPSLNGTLPGLGGQVMGTLRLSGKRDAPQLQTEINATALRWQELSLGKLTLNGDVQSDKQLHGTLTLQLQQLTQGNLRLASLNVRAAGDENQHQLRLTMNGESVGGQLLVGGRLLLNGHFDREQQRWQGELSDTRFNTPVGEWRLAPAMPLVYQAATQKVTVGAHCWRNPDAELCVPQPIDAGASGKASVNLNRFNLAMLKPFIGQQTAVSGTVTGSAQVSWQANGGLPDAHVTLAGNGVTVRQQVQGGTLPVAFDALTLEAGLQRGQARLAWLMGIQGNGRFRGDVQIADPQRRRNLSGTVTLNALSLDLLRPILRQNEKAAGIANADLRLGGDLQRPQVFGQLTLDNLDVDGSWMPVDVTSGRLALLFNGMSSTLQGVFRTTQGQINAAGNADWSVPEAWRARIAVNGDRLRVTVPPMARLDVSPDIAFEATPQLLTLNGTVTIPWARIVVHDMPASAVDVSSDEVILDARRRPTSSAASAIPIASNLIVRVGDDVWLDAYGLRARLRGDLNVTQDTQGLGLNGQISMPEGRFKAYGQDLQVRKGQLLFSGPPTQPVLNIEAIRNPDNTADSVTVGVRVTGTAAAPKLEVFSEPTLSQEEALSYLLRGQGLNSSGTDSSMMTSALIGLGVAQSGQVVGKIGEAFGVSNLALDTQGVGDKSQVVVSGYVLPGLQVKYGVGVFDSLATLTLRYRLMPKLYLEAVSGVNQALDVLYQFEF; encoded by the coding sequence ATGAGCAGGATGAAAAAAGCCGGAATTGGCCTGATGGCTGGCGTGCCGGCGCTGTTGCTGGCGGTGGTGTTGCTGGTGACCACGACGCCGGGGTTGCATCTGTTGCTCAGCGCCGCGGTGCGCTGGGTGCCGGGGCTGGAAATAGGGCAGGTCGAGGGCGGCTGGCGGGATTTGACGCTCAACGCGGTGCGCTATCAAATGCCCGGCGTGACCGTGCAGACGGACACCCTGCATCTGGCGCTGGCGCCGGATTGCCTGTGGCGCAGCCAACTGTGTCTGGACGACTTGTCGTTGCAGAACCTGACGGCGGCAATCAATACCCGCGACATGCCGCCTGCCGAATCCGAGTCGGCGGCGCAAACGGCGCCGGTGACCGAAATCAGCGCGCCCGTGGCGGTGGCGTTGCGTCGTGTAAACCTGAGCAATAGCCGCATTACTGTCGATGGCGTCGATGTGTCGCTGTCGCTGTTGCAAACCGGCCTGAGCTGGCAGGGGCGGTCGCTGACGCTGCTGCCGACGCAGGTATCGGGCCTCGCCGTGGCGCTGCCTGTCGCCCCGAAAACGCCGTCCACGCCGCCGGCGACGACCGGCAAGCCGCAACCACTGGGCGAGACGTTGCGGGCCCTGTTTGCCGCACCGCTGTTGCCGACGATGCCTGAATTTACGCTGCCGCTGGATCTCACCATCGTCGATTTACGCGGCGAGTCCTGGCAGATTCAGGGCAGCCAGTCGGTAACTCTCTCCCGCTTTCAGTTGCAGGCCGCCACCCGGCAGCAGACATTGACGCTGCAACAACTCACCGTGCAGTCGCCGCAGGGCGCGCTGTACGCGCATGGCAACGCGACCCTGGCGGGCGACTGGCCGGTGGCGCTTAACGTTAACGGCACGGTGAACAGCGACCCGCTCAAAGGCGAACGCCTGCGGCTGACGGCCGAAGGCAGCCTGCGCCGGCAGTTGCGGCTGGCGGTGAATCTGTCCGGCCCGCAGCGGGCGCAGTTGGATATCCAGACCGCGCTGGCCGAATCCGGCCTGCCGCTGAACGTCAGCCTGCACAGCCCGCAGTTGCGTTGGCCGCTGACCGGCGAGGCGCAGTATCAGTTCAACGATGTGCAACTGAACATCGGCGGCAAGGCTACCGATTACTCGCTGGCCTTGCGGGGCGACATTCGCGGTCGCGAGTTACCGCCCGGCACGCTAACGCTGGAGGGCCGCGGCAGTGAGCAGCAATTCGCGCTGACGCGATTGCGGCTGGCCGCGTTGCAGGGCACGGCGGACATCACTGGTCAGTTGGACTGGCGCGATGCGATCAACTGGAACGGCAATCTGACCCTGAAAGGCGTTAATACCGCGCAGCAATGGCCGGAGTGGCCGGCGCGGCTGGAGGGATCGTTGATCACCCGCGGCAGTCTGGCGGGCGAGGTGTGGCAACTGGACGTGCCGCAATTGGCGCTGGACGGGCAGGTACGGCAGAACAAGGTGATGGTCAAAGGGGCGCTGAGCGGCAACGCCGGCGGCCAGTGGTCGATTCCCGGCATTACGCTGGCGCTGGGGCGTAACCAACTGACGCTGCAGGGCGAACTGAACGACCAGTGGCGGCTAAACGGCGATATCAACGCGCCGTCGCTCAACGGGACTCTGCCCGGTCTGGGCGGGCAGGTGATGGGGACATTGCGACTGAGCGGCAAACGCGACGCGCCGCAGTTGCAGACGGAAATCAATGCCACGGCGCTGCGTTGGCAGGAACTGAGCCTGGGTAAACTGACACTCAATGGCGATGTGCAATCGGATAAACAGCTGCACGGCACGCTGACGTTACAGCTACAGCAACTGACGCAGGGCAATTTGCGTCTGGCGTCCCTGAATGTGCGCGCTGCCGGCGACGAGAACCAACACCAGTTGCGTTTGACCATGAACGGCGAATCGGTGGGCGGTCAGCTGTTGGTGGGCGGTCGGTTGTTGTTGAACGGCCATTTCGACCGGGAGCAGCAGCGCTGGCAGGGGGAACTCAGCGATACGCGGTTTAACACCCCGGTCGGCGAATGGCGGCTGGCGCCGGCGATGCCGCTGGTGTATCAGGCGGCGACGCAGAAGGTGACGGTGGGTGCGCACTGCTGGCGTAACCCGGATGCCGAACTGTGCGTACCGCAGCCGATCGACGCGGGAGCCAGCGGCAAGGCGAGCGTCAATCTGAACCGGTTTAATCTGGCGATGCTGAAACCCTTTATCGGCCAGCAGACGGCGGTGAGCGGCACGGTTACCGGCAGCGCCCAGGTTAGCTGGCAGGCAAACGGCGGTCTGCCGGACGCCCACGTCACGCTGGCCGGCAATGGCGTAACCGTGCGTCAGCAGGTGCAGGGCGGCACGCTGCCGGTGGCGTTTGATGCGCTGACTCTGGAAGCCGGGTTACAGCGAGGGCAGGCGCGGCTGGCATGGCTGATGGGGATTCAGGGCAACGGCCGTTTTCGGGGCGACGTGCAGATTGCCGACCCGCAGCGACGCCGTAACCTGAGCGGTACGGTGACGTTAAACGCGTTGTCGCTCGATCTGCTGCGGCCGATTTTGCGCCAGAACGAGAAGGCGGCCGGGATCGCCAATGCCGATCTACGGCTGGGGGGAGACCTGCAACGCCCGCAGGTGTTCGGGCAATTGACGCTGGATAACCTTGATGTGGACGGCAGTTGGATGCCGGTGGATGTAACCAGCGGGCGGCTGGCGCTGTTGTTTAACGGCATGTCGTCGACGTTGCAGGGGGTATTTCGCACCACGCAGGGGCAGATTAATGCGGCGGGGAACGCCGACTGGTCGGTGCCTGAAGCCTGGCGAGCGCGCATTGCCGTCAACGGCGACCGCCTGCGGGTGACGGTGCCGCCGATGGCGCGACTGGATGTGTCGCCGGATATTGCGTTCGAAGCGACGCCGCAATTGCTGACGCTCAACGGCACGGTGACTATTCCCTGGGCGCGAATCGTGGTGCATGACATGCCGGCCAGCGCGGTGGATGTGTCGTCGGACGAGGTCATTCTGGATGCACGGCGGCGCCCGACGTCGAGCGCCGCCAGCGCGATTCCAATCGCCAGCAACCTGATAGTGCGGGTGGGCGACGATGTCTGGCTTGACGCCTATGGCCTGCGCGCCCGGCTGCGCGGCGATCTAAACGTCACGCAGGACACGCAGGGGTTGGGTCTGAACGGCCAGATTTCGATGCCGGAAGGGCGCTTCAAGGCCTATGGTCAGGATCTACAGGTGCGCAAAGGGCAGTTGCTGTTCTCCGGTCCGCCGACGCAGCCGGTGCTGAATATCGAGGCGATCCGCAACCCGGACAATACCGCAGACAGCGTGACGGTCGGCGTGCGGGTGACGGGCACGGCCGCCGCGCCTAAACTGGAAGTGTTCTCCGAGCCGACGTTATCGCAGGAAGAAGCCTTGTCCTACCTGTTGCGCGGCCAGGGGCTGAACAGCAGCGGAACGGATAGTTCGATGATGACATCAGCGCTGATTGGTTTGGGGGTTGCACAAAGTGGTCAAGTTGTGGGTAAAATCGGCGAGGCCTTTGGCGTAAGCAATTTAGCTCTGGATACACAGGGGGTTGGCGACAAATCGCAGGTCGTCGTCAGCGGTTACGTCCTTCCGGGCCTGCAGGTCAAGTATGGTGTCGGTGTGTTCGATTCATTGGCAACGTTAACCTTACGTTACCGTTTAATGCCAAAACTATATTTGGAAGCGGTGTCTGGTGTGAATCAGGCGCTTGATGTGCTCTATCAGTTCGAGTTTTAG